One window from the genome of Garra rufa chromosome 1, GarRuf1.0, whole genome shotgun sequence encodes:
- the LOC141325356 gene encoding ankyrin repeat and SAM domain-containing protein 4B-like encodes MSRYHKAAIDGYLDLLKEATRKDLNAPDEDGMTPTLWAAYHGHIEALQLICSRGGDPNKSDIWGNTPLHHASANGHMQIVSFLVNFGANLFALDNDFHTPMDVAASRDHMDCVRFLDTSAAQQTGQNAKRVARLKDQATKDAERRVKQCERVKKRHQNKMDKMYQSGSISEGSSLSSSGTLSSINGDQFSKLIAADANGSISTTIKGTLQRKFGKKDKGTVSRQGDGNVIFVKQDTGSQEKPGIADVFNEQDEIQEDDEDAERDSDDEGAGQVKSIFERPGLGKMVFRRNFSMEMGMDPEDLPSGNTEDLGYLIRQELFETVDEGVEGLDEDSELPWNEEEIGLDEEEDTSHLDSFLASIGLLDYGPVFTREHLDLDALMLCSDDDLKGIRIQLGPRKKILEASTHRKAVLKQPGVMKDTFL; translated from the exons ATGTCACGGTATCACAAAGCAGCCATCGATGGCTACTTGGATCTTTTGAAAGAAGCCACAAGGAAAGATCTGAACGCCCCGGACGAGGATGGCATGACACCCACTCTCTGGGCAGCTTACCACGGACACATCGAAGCTCTGCAGCTCATATGTAGTAGAGG GGGGGATCCAAACAAAAGTGACATCTGGGGGAACACACCTTTGCATCACGCCTCTGCAAACGGTCACATGCAGATTGTCAGCTTTTTGGTGAACTTCGGAGCCAACCTCTTTGCTCTGGACAATGACTTCCACACTCCCATGGATGTGGCTGCCTCTCGAGACCACATGGACTGCGTCCGCTTCCTGGACACCTCTGCCGCCCAACAGACAGGCCAGAACGCCAAAAGGGTGGCGCGCCTAAAAGACCAGGCCACCAAAGATGCCGAGCGTAGGGTGAAGCAGTGCGAACGTGTCAAGAAGAGACATCAGAATAAGATGGACAAGATGTACCAAAGTGGCTCAATCTCGGAAGGAAGTTCCCTTTCCAGCTCGGGCACCTTGAGCAGCATAAACGGAGATCAGTTCTCCAAACTCATTGCAGCAGACGCCAACGGATCGATCTCAACGACAATCAAGGGAACCCTCCAGCGCAAATTTGGGAAGAAAGACAAAGGGACAGTGAGTAGACAAGGGGACGGTAATGTCATTTTCGTCAAACAAGACACCGGCTCGCAAGAGAAACCTGGTATTGCTGACGTCTTCAATGAGCAGGATGAAATTCAGGAAGATGATGAGGATGCAGAGAGAGATTCAGACGACGAGGGAGCTGGTCAGGTCAAGTCTATTTTCGAAAGACCTGGTTTGGGAAAAATGGTGTTCCGAAGGAACTTCTCCATGGAAATGGGCATGGACCCTGAAGACCTCCCCAGTGGCAATACAGAAGACCTAGGGTACCTCATCCGTCAAGAGTTGTTTGAAACAGTGGACGAAGGTGTGGAGGGTTTGGACGAGGATTCAGAGCTTCCGTGGAATGAAGAGGAGATCGGTCTGGATGAGGAAGAAGACACCTCACACTTGGATTCGTTCTTGGCATCGATCGGCCTGTTGGACTATGGTCCCGTGTTCACCCGTGAGCACTTGGATCTTGACGCTCTGATGCTCTGCTCAGACGACGATCTCAAGGGCATCCGCATCCAGCTTGGGCCGCGCAAGAAGATTCTGGAAGCATCGACTCACAGGAAAGCTGTGCTGAAGCAGCCTGGCGTTATGAAGGACACGTTCCTTTAA